A single Streptomyces mirabilis DNA region contains:
- a CDS encoding alkaline phosphatase family protein, whose product MALPTWDHPEPLAIDSAPVPEYGAGSLADLLPTLAAGMGVPGMTTAIPELTEADRNCVFLIDGLGWEQLKAHPDEAPFMSSLLGSSRGGTGRPITAGYPATTASSLASVGTGLPPGAHGLPGYTVRNPRTGELMNQLRWSPWTEPRAWQPYPTVFQLADAAGVHTAQVSSPTFQNTPLTKIALSGGTFHGRLSGEERMDLAAEQLAAGDRSLVYTYYAEVDGKGHRFGVDSDPWRGQLMYVDRLVQRLAEQLPPRAALYITADHGMIDIPFDEQHRIDFDEDWELRAGVALLGGEARARHVYAVPGAEADVLTCWREVLGEQFWVASRDEAIAAGWFGPQVDERVYARIGDVVAAACDDVLIVATEREPKESAMVGNHGSMAPVEQHVPLLEVRT is encoded by the coding sequence ATGGCGCTGCCCACCTGGGACCACCCGGAACCGCTGGCCATCGACTCCGCGCCCGTCCCCGAGTACGGCGCGGGCTCGCTCGCCGATCTGCTGCCCACGCTCGCCGCCGGCATGGGCGTCCCCGGCATGACCACCGCCATACCGGAGCTGACCGAGGCCGACCGGAACTGCGTCTTCCTGATCGACGGTCTCGGCTGGGAGCAGCTGAAGGCGCACCCGGACGAGGCCCCCTTCATGAGCTCCCTCCTCGGGAGCTCGCGCGGTGGCACCGGCCGCCCGATCACCGCGGGCTACCCGGCGACCACCGCGAGTTCCCTGGCCTCCGTCGGCACGGGCCTGCCGCCCGGCGCGCACGGCCTGCCCGGCTATACCGTGCGCAACCCGAGGACCGGCGAGCTGATGAACCAGCTGCGCTGGAGTCCCTGGACGGAACCCCGCGCCTGGCAGCCGTACCCCACCGTCTTCCAGCTCGCGGACGCGGCGGGTGTGCACACGGCCCAGGTCTCGTCCCCGACCTTCCAGAACACCCCGCTCACGAAGATCGCCCTGAGCGGCGGAACGTTCCACGGGCGGCTGTCCGGCGAGGAGCGCATGGACCTCGCGGCCGAACAACTGGCCGCCGGTGACCGCTCGTTGGTGTACACCTACTACGCCGAGGTGGACGGCAAGGGCCACCGCTTCGGCGTCGACTCGGACCCCTGGCGCGGCCAGCTGATGTACGTCGACCGCCTGGTCCAGCGCCTCGCTGAGCAACTGCCGCCGCGCGCGGCGCTGTACATCACCGCCGACCACGGCATGATCGACATCCCCTTCGACGAGCAGCACCGCATCGACTTCGACGAGGACTGGGAGCTGCGCGCGGGAGTCGCCCTGCTGGGCGGCGAAGCCCGGGCCCGGCACGTGTACGCCGTCCCGGGTGCCGAGGCGGACGTCCTGACCTGCTGGCGCGAGGTGCTCGGCGAGCAGTTCTGGGTGGCTTCGCGCGACGAGGCGATCGCGGCGGGCTGGTTCGGGCCGCAGGTCGACGAACGGGTGTACGCCCGGATCGGCGACGTCGTGGCGGCGGCCTGCGACGACGTCCTGATCGTCGCGACCGAGCGGGAGCCGAAGGAGTCGGCGATGGTCGGCAACCACGGTTCGATGGCACCGGTGGAGCAGCACGTTCCGCTCCTGGAAGTACGTACCTGA
- a CDS encoding DUF5998 family protein, with translation MAKTSTTTQGLRAAIERSGYYPALVAEAVEAAIGGETIRSYLVHQETTFDANEVRRHVTVLVLTGNRFIVSHTDEQNADTTSPTPYATTSTESVKLGRISSVVVSRVVANPESYTPGTLPREVVLTIGWGAVSRIDLEPAACGDPNCEADHGYTGNSTADDLSLRVSEAGDGPETVRQALAFAQSLSEATADITR, from the coding sequence ATGGCCAAGACCAGTACGACGACCCAGGGGCTGCGAGCGGCGATCGAGCGCAGCGGCTACTACCCGGCCCTCGTGGCCGAGGCGGTGGAGGCCGCGATCGGCGGCGAGACCATCCGGTCGTACCTGGTCCACCAGGAGACGACGTTCGACGCCAACGAGGTGCGCCGGCACGTGACCGTGCTCGTCCTCACCGGCAACCGTTTCATCGTGAGCCACACCGACGAGCAGAACGCGGACACGACCTCGCCGACGCCGTACGCCACGACCTCGACCGAGTCCGTGAAACTCGGCCGGATCTCGTCGGTCGTCGTCAGCCGGGTCGTCGCCAACCCCGAGTCGTACACACCGGGCACGCTGCCCCGCGAGGTCGTCCTGACCATCGGCTGGGGCGCGGTCTCCCGCATCGACCTGGAGCCCGCGGCCTGCGGCGATCCCAACTGCGAGGCGGACCACGGCTACACGGGCAACTCGACGGCGGACGACCTGAGCCTGCGCGTCAGCGAGGCCGGGGACGGCCCGGAGACGGTGCGCCAGGCCCTCGCCTTCGCGCAGTCCCTCTCCGAGGCGACCGCGGACATCACCCGCTGA
- a CDS encoding bifunctional GNAT family N-acetyltransferase/acetate--CoA ligase family protein: MQTSSDRHEYPSHWEADVVLRDGGTARIRPITVDDAERLVSFYEQVSDESKYYRFFAPYPRLSAKDVHRFTHHDFVDRVGLAATVGGEFIATVRYDRINADGRAASAPADEAEVAFLVQDAHQGRGVASALLEHIAAVARERDIRRFAAEVLPANTKMIKVFTDAGYQQKRHFEDGVVRLEFDLEPTDRSLAVQRAREQRAEARSVQRLLAPGSVAVIGAGRAPGGVGRSVLDNLREAGFTGRLYAVNKALQEKELDGVPAHRSVRDIAEPVDLAVVAVPAPFVPEVVAECGEHGVQGLVVVSAGYAESGPAGRERQRALVRQARTYGMRIIGPNAFGVINTSPEVRLNASLAPEMPRPGRIGLFAQSGAIGIALLSRLHRRGGGVTGVTGVSTFVSSGNRADVSGNDVLQYWYDDPDTDVALMYLESIGNPRKFTRLARRTAAAKPLVVVQGARHAAAPQGHAVRATRLPHATVSALLRQAGVIRVDTITELVDAGLLLARQPLPAGPRVAILGNSESLGLLTFDACLAEGLRPLPPLDLTTAASAEDFHRALTKALADDRCDAVVVTAIPAVGETSAQDAALAQALRSASASAPAKPVLVVHVELGGLAEALSAAASTAPQAASTAPGARAPRPAERPATVVSGPPEASPRLIPAYPAAERAVRALGEAVKYAQWRREAADPGKVPEYEDIDEKGAAEQIDELLSRGSGLTLGPEDACVLLGRYGIDVHRALPAPTPDEAAAAARTLGYPVALKTTAPHLRHRADLGGVRLDLTDEAQLRWAYTELTDLFGTPEVLRPVVQSMAPRGVDTVVRAVIDPAAGAVLSFGLAGAASELLGDTAHRLVPVTDRDASSLVRSIRTAPLLFGWRGSAPVDTVALEELMLRVSRLVDDHPEVVAVSLEPVVVAPRGLSVLGATVRLARAPVRDDLGPRTLPVV; the protein is encoded by the coding sequence ATGCAGACCTCGTCGGACCGGCACGAGTACCCCTCCCACTGGGAGGCCGACGTGGTGCTGCGCGACGGCGGCACCGCCCGCATCAGGCCCATCACCGTCGACGACGCCGAGCGGCTGGTGAGCTTCTACGAGCAGGTATCGGACGAGTCGAAGTACTACCGCTTCTTCGCGCCCTACCCGCGCCTGTCCGCCAAGGATGTCCACCGCTTCACGCACCACGACTTTGTGGACAGGGTGGGGCTCGCGGCCACGGTCGGCGGCGAGTTCATCGCCACCGTACGCTATGACCGTATTAATGCCGATGGTCGGGCCGCCTCCGCGCCCGCCGACGAGGCCGAGGTCGCCTTCCTCGTGCAGGACGCCCACCAGGGCCGCGGCGTTGCCTCGGCCCTCCTGGAGCACATCGCGGCCGTCGCCAGGGAGCGGGACATCCGCCGTTTCGCCGCCGAGGTGCTGCCCGCCAACACCAAGATGATCAAGGTGTTCACGGACGCCGGATACCAGCAGAAGCGGCACTTCGAGGACGGCGTCGTACGCCTGGAGTTCGACCTCGAACCCACCGACCGCTCGCTCGCCGTGCAGCGCGCGCGGGAGCAGCGCGCCGAGGCGCGGTCCGTGCAGCGACTGCTCGCGCCCGGCTCGGTCGCCGTCATCGGAGCGGGCCGCGCCCCCGGCGGGGTGGGACGCAGCGTCCTCGACAACCTGCGCGAGGCCGGGTTCACCGGGCGCCTGTACGCCGTGAACAAGGCACTCCAGGAGAAGGAGCTCGACGGCGTCCCGGCCCACCGCTCCGTCCGTGACATCGCCGAACCCGTCGACCTAGCGGTCGTCGCCGTGCCCGCGCCGTTCGTCCCCGAAGTAGTCGCGGAGTGCGGCGAGCACGGGGTGCAGGGCCTCGTGGTCGTCTCCGCCGGGTACGCCGAGAGCGGCCCCGCCGGACGCGAGCGTCAGCGTGCACTCGTCCGCCAGGCCCGTACGTACGGGATGCGCATCATCGGACCGAACGCCTTCGGGGTCATCAACACCTCCCCCGAGGTGCGCCTCAACGCCTCGCTCGCGCCCGAGATGCCGCGCCCCGGGCGGATAGGCCTGTTCGCCCAGTCCGGCGCGATCGGGATCGCCCTGCTCTCCCGGCTGCACCGGCGCGGCGGCGGCGTCACCGGCGTGACCGGAGTGTCCACCTTCGTCTCCTCCGGGAACCGGGCGGACGTGTCCGGCAACGACGTACTCCAGTACTGGTATGACGACCCGGACACCGACGTCGCCCTGATGTACCTCGAATCCATCGGCAACCCGCGCAAGTTCACCCGGCTCGCCCGGCGGACGGCGGCGGCCAAGCCGCTGGTCGTGGTCCAGGGCGCACGGCACGCCGCCGCTCCCCAGGGGCATGCCGTACGGGCCACCCGGCTGCCGCACGCCACCGTGTCCGCGCTGCTGCGGCAGGCCGGGGTGATCCGGGTCGACACGATCACCGAGCTGGTCGACGCGGGGCTCCTGCTGGCCCGCCAGCCGCTCCCCGCAGGACCCCGGGTGGCGATCCTCGGCAACTCGGAGTCCCTGGGGCTGCTGACGTTCGACGCGTGCCTCGCCGAAGGACTGCGACCGCTTCCTCCGCTGGATCTGACCACGGCGGCTTCGGCGGAGGACTTCCACAGGGCGCTGACGAAAGCCCTCGCCGATGACAGGTGCGACGCCGTGGTGGTGACCGCCATACCGGCGGTGGGGGAGACGTCGGCCCAGGACGCGGCCCTGGCTCAGGCCCTGCGCTCGGCCTCGGCCTCGGCCCCGGCGAAGCCGGTGCTCGTGGTGCACGTCGAGCTCGGTGGGCTCGCGGAGGCCCTGTCGGCGGCGGCCAGCACCGCACCACAGGCGGCGTCCACGGCACCCGGTGCTCGGGCACCCCGCCCCGCCGAACGCCCGGCCACCGTGGTGAGCGGTCCCCCGGAGGCGAGCCCCCGGCTCATCCCGGCCTACCCGGCCGCCGAGCGCGCCGTCCGCGCCCTCGGCGAGGCCGTGAAGTACGCCCAGTGGCGGCGCGAGGCGGCCGACCCCGGAAAGGTCCCCGAGTACGAGGACATAGACGAGAAGGGCGCCGCCGAGCAGATCGACGAGCTGCTCTCCCGGGGCTCGGGACTGACGCTCGGCCCCGAGGACGCCTGCGTGCTGCTCGGGCGGTACGGCATCGATGTACACCGGGCTCTGCCGGCGCCGACACCCGACGAGGCCGCCGCGGCCGCGCGCACCCTCGGCTACCCCGTGGCCCTCAAGACCACCGCCCCGCACCTGAGACACCGCGCCGACCTGGGCGGCGTACGCCTGGATCTGACGGACGAGGCGCAACTGAGGTGGGCGTACACGGAGTTGACCGACCTCTTCGGAACGCCGGAGGTGCTGCGCCCGGTCGTGCAGAGCATGGCGCCGCGCGGGGTCGACACGGTCGTACGGGCCGTCATCGACCCGGCGGCCGGAGCGGTGCTCTCGTTCGGCCTGGCCGGAGCCGCGTCTGAGCTGCTCGGGGACACGGCACACCGGCTGGTTCCGGTCACCGACCGGGACGCGAGCTCATTGGTCCGGTCGATCCGGACGGCGCCGCTCCTGTTCGGCTGGCGTGGCTCGGCGCCGGTCGACACCGTGGCCCTCGAAGAGCTGATGCTGCGCGTCTCGCGGCTGGTCGACGACCACCCGGAGGTCGTCGCCGTCTCCCTGGAGCCGGTGGTGGTCGCTCCGCGCGGCCTGAGCGTGCTCGGCGCCACCGTGCGGCTGGCCCGCGCCCCCGTCCGCGACGACCTCGGTCCCCGCACGCTTCCCGTCGTCTGA
- a CDS encoding HPr family phosphocarrier protein produces MAERRVNVGWAEGLHARPASIFVRAATASGIPVTIAKAEGNPVNAASMLAVLGLGAQGGEEIVLASDAEGADAALDRLAKLVAEGLEELPETV; encoded by the coding sequence ATGGCTGAGCGCCGCGTCAACGTCGGCTGGGCCGAGGGCCTCCACGCCCGTCCCGCCTCCATCTTCGTCCGGGCGGCCACGGCCTCCGGTATCCCCGTGACGATCGCCAAGGCGGAGGGCAACCCCGTCAACGCGGCCTCCATGCTAGCGGTCCTCGGCCTGGGCGCCCAGGGCGGCGAGGAGATCGTCCTCGCCTCGGACGCCGAGGGTGCGGACGCCGCGCTCGACCGGCTGGCGAAGCTGGTGGCGGAGGGTCTCGAGGAGCTCCCCGAGACCGTCTGA
- a CDS encoding GntR family transcriptional regulator, protein MRIPAHSVCTAIRDDIVAGVYERGSRLTEELLARRYGVSRVPVREALRTLEAEGFVVTRRHAGACVAEPTEQEAADLLEMRMLLEPLGAARAAQRRTEAHLKVLRGLVRLGQERARRGNSEDLRSLGGWFHETLAQASGSPALTSTLAQLRHKIAWMYAVEAPANPAESWAEHGGIVDAVARGDSERARAVTALHTERATVAHRLRFPGGGDRPERVRTSQHPVNMTGVRH, encoded by the coding sequence ATGCGCATTCCCGCGCACTCGGTATGCACGGCGATCCGTGACGACATCGTCGCGGGTGTCTACGAGCGCGGCAGCCGGCTCACCGAGGAACTGCTCGCGCGCCGCTACGGCGTCTCGCGGGTCCCCGTGCGCGAGGCCCTGCGCACGCTGGAGGCCGAGGGCTTCGTCGTCACCCGTCGGCACGCGGGCGCGTGCGTCGCCGAGCCCACCGAGCAGGAGGCCGCGGACCTGCTGGAGATGCGCATGCTCCTGGAGCCGCTGGGCGCCGCGAGGGCCGCGCAGCGGCGCACCGAGGCCCACCTCAAGGTGCTTCGAGGCCTGGTCAGGCTGGGGCAGGAGCGGGCCAGGAGGGGGAACAGCGAGGATCTGCGCTCGCTCGGCGGCTGGTTCCACGAGACCCTCGCGCAGGCCTCCGGGAGCCCCGCGCTGACCTCCACGCTGGCCCAGCTGCGGCACAAGATCGCCTGGATGTACGCGGTCGAGGCGCCGGCCAATCCGGCGGAGTCCTGGGCGGAGCACGGCGGGATCGTGGACGCGGTGGCGCGCGGCGACAGTGAGCGGGCGCGGGCCGTCACGGCGCTGCACACCGAGCGCGCGACGGTCGCGCACCGGCTGCGTTTTCCCGGCGGGGGAGATCGGCCGGAGCGTGTGAGGACTTCGCAACATCCCGTAAACATGACGGGCGTGCGTCATTAA
- a CDS encoding M23 family metallopeptidase gives MAFTCGPGKHRRPSRVKRSTTNAVGVAALTTTGVIGTLAAPALAADASVEQSGLTQAVTLGDRVAAQIDAQAAAQQRAADEAAARKKAEEAARKKAAEEAKKEREAKERAARAAERKRLNTFVLPITGSYISTGYKTGGSLWSSGSHTGVDFHAASGTSVHAVGSGTVVTAGWGGAYGNQIVLKMHDGTYTMYGHLSSIGVSVGQTVTPGQQIGLSGSTGNTTGPHLHFEARTTAEYGSDMDPVAYLRSHGVNV, from the coding sequence ATGGCGTTCACCTGTGGCCCCGGGAAACACCGCCGTCCGAGCCGCGTGAAGCGCTCCACCACGAACGCCGTCGGCGTCGCCGCGCTCACCACCACCGGTGTCATCGGAACCCTGGCCGCCCCGGCGCTCGCCGCGGACGCCTCCGTCGAGCAGTCCGGGCTGACCCAGGCCGTCACCCTCGGCGACAGGGTCGCCGCCCAGATCGACGCGCAGGCCGCCGCCCAGCAGCGCGCCGCCGACGAGGCAGCCGCGCGCAAGAAGGCCGAAGAGGCCGCGCGCAAGAAGGCCGCCGAGGAGGCGAAGAAGGAGCGCGAGGCCAAGGAGCGTGCCGCCCGCGCCGCCGAGCGCAAGCGCCTCAACACCTTCGTCCTGCCGATCACGGGCTCGTACATCTCCACCGGCTACAAGACCGGCGGCAGCCTCTGGTCCTCCGGCAGCCACACCGGCGTCGACTTCCACGCCGCCTCCGGGACCTCGGTCCACGCGGTCGGCTCCGGCACGGTCGTCACGGCCGGCTGGGGTGGTGCCTACGGCAACCAGATCGTCCTGAAGATGCACGACGGCACCTACACGATGTACGGCCACCTGTCGTCCATCGGCGTCTCCGTGGGGCAGACGGTCACCCCGGGCCAGCAGATCGGCCTCTCCGGCTCCACCGGGAACACCACCGGGCCGCACCTCCACTTCGAGGCCCGCACGACGGCGGAGTACGGCTCCGACATGGACCCGGTCGCCTACCTCCGCTCGCACGGCGTGAACGTCTGA
- a CDS encoding M16 family metallopeptidase — protein MTELATMDFHPQPQAGQPKPWAFPAPERGTLDNGLTVLRCHRPGQQVVAVEVLLAAPLEAEPAGLDGVATIMARAFSEGTDKLSAEEFASELERCGATLDAHADHPGVRLSLEVPVSRLPKALGLLADALRAPAFADSEVERLVRNRLDEIPHETANPARRAAKELSKELFPATSRMSRPRQGTEETVQKIDSAAVRAFFDKHVRPATAAAVIVGDLTGVDLDALLAETLGDWTGSSAEPRPVPPVTADDTGRVIIVDRPGAVQTQLLIGRVGADRHDRVWPAQVLGTYCLGGTLTSRLDRVLREEKGYTYGVRAFGQVLRAAPDGTGIAMLAISGSVDTPNTGPALDDLWKVLRTLAAEGLTDAERDIAVQNLVGVAPLKFETAAAVAGTLADQVEQYLPDDYQATLYQQLAATGTVEATAAAVSAFPVDRLVTVLVGDAAHIQEPVKALGIGEVTVVSAE, from the coding sequence GTGACCGAGCTCGCCACCATGGACTTCCACCCGCAGCCCCAGGCGGGTCAGCCCAAGCCCTGGGCCTTCCCGGCGCCCGAGCGCGGCACGCTGGACAACGGCCTGACCGTGCTGCGCTGCCACCGCCCCGGCCAGCAGGTCGTCGCCGTCGAGGTGCTGCTCGCCGCGCCGCTGGAGGCCGAGCCCGCGGGCCTCGACGGCGTCGCCACGATCATGGCGCGCGCCTTCTCCGAGGGCACCGACAAGCTTTCCGCCGAGGAGTTCGCCTCCGAGCTGGAGCGCTGCGGCGCCACCCTGGACGCGCACGCCGACCACCCCGGCGTGCGGCTGTCGCTCGAAGTGCCCGTCTCGCGCCTGCCCAAGGCGCTCGGGCTGCTCGCCGACGCCCTGCGGGCACCGGCGTTCGCGGACAGCGAGGTCGAGCGGCTGGTGCGCAACCGGCTCGACGAGATCCCGCACGAGACGGCCAACCCGGCACGGCGTGCCGCCAAGGAGCTCTCCAAGGAGCTGTTCCCGGCGACCTCGCGCATGTCGCGCCCGCGCCAGGGCACCGAGGAGACCGTCCAGAAGATCGACTCGGCGGCCGTACGCGCCTTCTTCGACAAGCACGTACGTCCCGCCACGGCCGCCGCCGTGATCGTCGGCGACCTGACGGGCGTCGACCTCGACGCGCTGCTCGCCGAGACGCTCGGCGACTGGACCGGCTCGTCCGCCGAGCCGCGCCCCGTGCCGCCGGTGACCGCCGACGACACCGGCCGTGTGATCATCGTGGACCGCCCCGGCGCGGTCCAGACGCAGCTGCTCATCGGCCGCGTCGGCGCCGACCGGCACGACCGTGTGTGGCCCGCCCAGGTGCTCGGTACGTACTGCCTCGGCGGCACCCTCACCTCGCGCCTGGACCGCGTCCTGCGCGAGGAAAAGGGCTACACCTACGGTGTGCGGGCGTTCGGCCAGGTCCTGCGTGCCGCCCCGGACGGAACCGGTATCGCGATGCTCGCCATCAGCGGCTCCGTGGACACCCCGAACACCGGCCCGGCGCTCGACGACCTCTGGAAGGTGCTGCGCACCCTCGCCGCCGAGGGCCTGACGGACGCCGAGCGCGACATCGCCGTACAGAACCTGGTGGGGGTGGCGCCCCTCAAGTTCGAGACCGCGGCGGCCGTCGCGGGCACGCTCGCGGACCAGGTCGAGCAGTACCTGCCGGACGACTATCAGGCGACGCTGTACCAGCAGCTCGCCGCGACCGGCACGGTGGAGGCCACCGCGGCCGCCGTGAGCGCCTTCCCGGTGGACCGTCTGGTGACCGTCCTTGTCGGCGACGCCGCGCACATCCAGGAGCCCGTCAAGGCCCTCGGAATCGGTGAAGTGACCGTCGTTTCGGCGGAGTAG
- a CDS encoding M16 family metallopeptidase — MPMGHTATAEAGSGGLTATEHRLANGLRVVLSKDHLTPVAAVCLWYDVGSRHEVKGRTGLAHLFEHLMFQGSGQVKGNGHFELVQGAGGSLNGTTSFERTNYFETMPAHQLELALWLEADRMGSLLAALDDESMENQRDVVKNERRQRYDNVPYGTAFEKLTGLAYPEGHPYHHTPIGSMADLDAATLEDARAFFRTYYAPNNAVLSVVGDIDPEQTLAWIEKYFGSIPGHDGKPAPRDGSLPEVIGEQLREVVEEEVPARALMAAYRLPEDGTRAADAADVALTILGGGESSRLYNRLVRRDRTAVAAGFGLLRLAGAPSLGWLDVKTSGDVEVPVIESAVDEELARFAEEGPTDEEMERAQAQLEREWLDRLGTVAGRADELCRYAVLFGDPQLALTAVQRVLDITAAEVQEVAKSRLRPDNRAVLVYEPVAADTTEEDEEAAK, encoded by the coding sequence ATGCCCATGGGTCACACGGCCACAGCTGAGGCAGGCTCCGGCGGCCTGACAGCGACCGAGCACCGCCTGGCCAACGGCCTGCGCGTGGTGCTCTCCAAGGACCACCTGACCCCGGTCGCGGCGGTGTGCCTCTGGTACGACGTCGGCTCACGGCACGAGGTCAAGGGCCGTACCGGCCTTGCTCACCTTTTCGAGCACCTGATGTTCCAGGGCTCCGGCCAGGTGAAGGGCAACGGCCATTTCGAACTGGTGCAGGGCGCGGGCGGCTCCCTCAACGGAACGACCAGCTTCGAGCGCACCAACTACTTCGAGACGATGCCCGCCCACCAGCTGGAGCTCGCCCTCTGGCTGGAGGCCGACCGCATGGGCTCGCTGCTGGCCGCGCTCGACGACGAGTCCATGGAGAACCAGCGGGACGTCGTCAAGAACGAGCGCCGCCAGCGGTACGACAACGTGCCCTACGGCACCGCCTTCGAGAAGCTGACCGGGCTCGCCTACCCCGAGGGCCACCCGTACCACCACACCCCGATCGGGTCGATGGCGGACCTGGACGCGGCGACCCTGGAGGACGCCCGCGCCTTCTTCCGCACCTACTACGCGCCGAACAACGCGGTGCTCTCCGTGGTCGGGGACATCGACCCGGAGCAGACGCTCGCCTGGATCGAGAAGTACTTCGGCTCCATCCCCGGGCACGACGGCAAGCCCGCTCCGCGCGACGGCTCGCTGCCCGAGGTCATCGGCGAGCAGCTGCGCGAGGTCGTCGAGGAGGAGGTCCCGGCGCGCGCCCTGATGGCCGCCTACCGGCTCCCGGAGGACGGCACGCGCGCGGCCGACGCGGCCGACGTGGCGCTCACCATCCTCGGCGGCGGCGAGTCGTCCCGGCTCTACAACCGGCTCGTACGCCGCGACCGCACCGCCGTCGCGGCCGGGTTCGGCCTGCTGCGGCTCGCCGGAGCGCCCTCCCTGGGCTGGCTGGACGTGAAGACGTCCGGTGACGTCGAGGTCCCGGTGATCGAGTCCGCCGTCGACGAGGAGCTCGCCCGGTTCGCCGAGGAGGGCCCCACGGACGAGGAGATGGAGCGCGCCCAGGCCCAGTTGGAGCGCGAGTGGCTGGACCGGCTCGGTACGGTCGCGGGCCGCGCCGACGAACTGTGCCGGTACGCCGTCCTGTTCGGCGACCCGCAGCTCGCCCTGACGGCCGTACAGCGCGTCCTGGACATCACGGCCGCGGAGGTCCAGGAGGTCGCCAAGTCCCGCCTGCGCCCCGACAACCGCGCGGTGCTCGTGTACGAGCCGGTCGCTGCCGACACCACCGAAGAGGACGAGGAGGCGGCGAAGTGA